One segment of Acidianus sp. HS-5 DNA contains the following:
- a CDS encoding AAA family ATPase, which produces MNIEELKRILNDQKEYLQSLDEEKIIERELPFDVSPYLLRPNVLSILGVRRSGKSTLGYLLVRGKKFAYVDFSDDRLTEFNDFDMLTRAFYEIYGDFDYILIDEPQYAKGWELFVNKIEKIRG; this is translated from the coding sequence GTGAACATTGAAGAATTAAAAAGGATTTTAAATGACCAGAAGGAATACCTCCAATCTCTGGACGAGGAGAAGATAATAGAAAGGGAACTACCATTTGACGTTAGTCCTTACCTCTTAAGACCTAACGTACTGTCAATTTTAGGAGTTAGGAGATCGGGTAAATCGACATTAGGTTACCTCCTTGTGAGAGGGAAGAAATTCGCTTACGTGGATTTCAGTGACGACAGACTTACGGAATTCAACGATTTTGACATGCTTACTAGGGCTTTCTACGAAATTTACGGTGACTTTGATTATATTTTAATAGACGAACCGCAATATGCCAAGGGCTGGGAATTATTCGTTAATAAAATAGAAAAGATAAGAGGGTAA